From the genome of Halomonas sp. LR3S48:
CGCGGGTCGTCATCGCCGGCCACCGCCAGGGCCTGCCAGCGTTCGCGTATGCGTCCGGCCAGGGGGCGGCCCTGTCGCAATAGCACGGGCAGGGCCTGATGCAGGGTGTCGCCCAGTGAATGCTGGTAATAGCGTGCGGTGAAGCGACACAGCCACAGCCAGTCCTCGGGCAGCGGCTCGGCATCCAGCCAGGCCTCCACCGGCTTCAGCCGATCCAGGGGGAAGTCACTCCTGTCGCCGAGCTCCATCACCACGCCGATGACCTGGCGGCGGCCGAACGGCACGCGCACACGAATACCAGGCCGCCAGCCGCCGGGTGGGGCGTCCCGATTCGGGCGGTAGTCGAACAGGCGTCTCAAGGGAGTGGGAACCGCCACGCGCAGCACGCGAGGCGGGAGCGAAGAGATGGAATCGGGCAATTTGCCTCCGGCGTCGACTCTGCTAGAATGTCCGGCCGTCGTGGCACCTGGCTCGTGAAACAGGCCTGGCGGCTACCGGTTGGTTGAACGAGTGCTGACGATAGACAACCCTGTATGCGGTGCCTGGCAATGGATCAGGTGGCGGCATACCGCTCCATGAGGCTCAAGATGAAACAAGGTATTCACCCGGATTACAAGATGGTCACCGCGACTTGCTCCTGCGGCGCGACCTTCGAAGTCGGCACCACCGCCGGCCATGACCTGTCATTGGACGTCTGCTCCCAGTGTCATCCCTTCTACACTGGCAAGCAGAAGCAGGCGACCACCGGTGGTCGTGTCGAGCGCTTCAACAAGCGCTTCGGTGCCGCCGTCAAGCGCGGCTGATTCGCCCTGCTGCGAGGCGCATCGCCCGAGAGAACCCGCCTTCATGGCGGGTTCTTTCTTTTTGCGGGTCTGGAAAGCGTGTGCTGCATTGAAGAGCCGAGTGATAAGGAAAGGGTTATGGATGAGTCGCTCGGCATAAGTTGCAGCAAATAGCGTCGAATGTTCGCGAACGGGCGTTCAAAATCGTCGAATGGGGTGGTCATTGAGATGTGGAATGTTTTTCTATATGGTAGGTGGCCCCTCCAAGTACGGATACCGGATTCTCAGCATGACAGACGCCAATAAGCAGGCAGCGCTGGATTATCACGCCAAGCCCATTCCCGGAAAGCTCTCCGTGGAGCTGACCAAGCCCACTGCTACCGCTCGTGATCTCTCCCTTGCTTATAGTCCCGGTGTCGCCGAGCCGGTGCGCGAAATCGCCCGCGACCCGGAGAATGCCTATCGCTATACCGGCAAGGGCAACCTGGTGGCGGTCATTACCGATGGCAGCGCCATCCTTGGACTGGGCAATCTTGGCCCGCTGGCCAGCAAGCCGGTCATGGAGGGCAAGGGAGTGCTGTTCAAGTGCTTCGCGGGGATCAACTCGGTGGATGTGGAAGTCAACGCCGAGAGTCCGCAGGCCTTCATCGATACGGTGGCGCGCATTGCCGACACCTGGGGTGGCATCAATCTCGAAGACATCAAGGCGCCGGAGTGCTTCGAGATCGAGCAGGCGCTCATCGAGCAGTGCAATATCCCCGTCTTTCATGACGACCAGCACGGTACCGCCATCGTCACGGCGGCCGGTATGCTCAATGCGCTGGATATCGCCGGCAAACGCCTGGAAGAGGCCAGGATCGTCTGTCTGGGCGCCGGCGCGGCGGCCATCGCCTGCATGAAGCTGCTGGTGGCCTGCGGAGCCCGCTCCGAGAATCTGGTGATGCTCGATCGCCGAGGCGTCATTCACGCCGGGCGCGAGGGGCTGAACCCTCACAAGGCGGTATTCGCGGTGGATACCGACAAGCGTACGTTGGACGACGCCATCGAGGGTGCCGATGTCTTCATCGGTCTTTCCGGGCCCAACCTGATGACCGCCGAGCACATGCGCAAGATGGCGTCGAACCCCATCGTCTTCGCCTGTACCAACCCCGACCCCGAGATCAACCCCGACGTGGCTCGGGAAGCGCGCCCCGACGTGATCATGGCCACCGGCCGTTCCGACTACCCCAACCAGGTCAACAACGTGCTGGGTTTCCCCTTCATCTTCCGCGGGGCGTTGGACGTGCGCGCCACGCGCATCAACGAGGAGATGAAGTTGGCTGCGGTGCATGCGCTCAAGGACCTGGCCCGCGAGCCGGTGCCCCAGGCGGTGCTCGACGCCTACGAGCGTGATCATATGGAATTCGGCCCCGAGTACATCATTCCCACGCCGGTCGACGTGCGCCTGCTGGAGCGGATTCCTGCGGCGGTGGCCCAGGCCGCGGTGGACTCCGGCGTGGCCCGTCGCCCCTATCCGGCCCACTACCCGTTGAAGACGGTGGACGACGTCTACGGCGGCTGATCGGCGCGTCCTGGCATCGCCCTGCAACGACTGCGCCGGCCTTCGGGCCGGCGCAGTGCGTCGTGTGTCGGGTGCGTATCGCTCGTGAGGTTACCAGGTATAGAGCAGGGTCGCGTTGGTCGTCTGGTCGGTATTCGCGTCCGCCGTCTCGGGCGGGTCGGAGTCGTGCTTGATTTCGTGGGAGAGGCGCAGCGACAGGCGCGAGTTGAGCCGGGCGGTAAGCGATGACACCGACCTCGACGTGGTGTTCGCGTCGGTCGCTTCCACCGACATTTCCTGGCGCAGGTTGGAGTACTCGGAGAACGTCCACTGGTAGTCGAGTGCGCTGTAGACGACCCCCAGGTTGTTGTTTTCCTCTCCATCGATCCTGTCGTGGCGATACCCCGGGCCGGCCTCGAGTGACAGGCGGTGCTGACCGGTATCGATGACGTCACGGCCGTAGCCACCGATAGTGGTGAACTGCTGGTCGTAGCCGCTGAAGCGGTCCTTCTCCCAGCGGGCGAAACCGAAGAGATAGTGAGGGCCGTCGAAGTCGTAGCGCTCGCGGCCGGAAATCAGGTACTGCTCGGCGCTGGTCTCCTCGTCGCGGCTGACATTGCGCACCTCGCTGCGAAGGGTGTGCGTCCAGTAGCGGCTGGTCAGCCAGGTCAACCGGCTCTTGCCGATCAGGGTTCGGCTGTTGGTGTTGCCGCTGAGCTGGGTGAAGCCGAGCTCGGCTTCACCGCTGAAGGTGGGGCTGTCGTCCTCGGGCGGCGGGGGAGCGTAGAAGACACTGGCGGCAAGGGCGGTGCCCGGCAATAGCGTCAAGCCAATGACGCTCCATGGCATCAGTCGTGGCATAACAATGAACCTGTCCTGTTGTCCCGGTGACGGGCCGCCTCGAGAAGCGGC
Proteins encoded in this window:
- the rpmE gene encoding 50S ribosomal protein L31, coding for MKQGIHPDYKMVTATCSCGATFEVGTTAGHDLSLDVCSQCHPFYTGKQKQATTGGRVERFNKRFGAAVKRG
- a CDS encoding YdiY family protein; translation: MPRLMPWSVIGLTLLPGTALAASVFYAPPPPEDDSPTFSGEAELGFTQLSGNTNSRTLIGKSRLTWLTSRYWTHTLRSEVRNVSRDEETSAEQYLISGRERYDFDGPHYLFGFARWEKDRFSGYDQQFTTIGGYGRDVIDTGQHRLSLEAGPGYRHDRIDGEENNNLGVVYSALDYQWTFSEYSNLRQEMSVEATDANTTSRSVSSLTARLNSRLSLRLSHEIKHDSDPPETADANTDQTTNATLLYTW
- a CDS encoding malic enzyme-like NAD(P)-binding protein, which gives rise to MTDANKQAALDYHAKPIPGKLSVELTKPTATARDLSLAYSPGVAEPVREIARDPENAYRYTGKGNLVAVITDGSAILGLGNLGPLASKPVMEGKGVLFKCFAGINSVDVEVNAESPQAFIDTVARIADTWGGINLEDIKAPECFEIEQALIEQCNIPVFHDDQHGTAIVTAAGMLNALDIAGKRLEEARIVCLGAGAAAIACMKLLVACGARSENLVMLDRRGVIHAGREGLNPHKAVFAVDTDKRTLDDAIEGADVFIGLSGPNLMTAEHMRKMASNPIVFACTNPDPEINPDVAREARPDVIMATGRSDYPNQVNNVLGFPFIFRGALDVRATRINEEMKLAAVHALKDLAREPVPQAVLDAYERDHMEFGPEYIIPTPVDVRLLERIPAAVAQAAVDSGVARRPYPAHYPLKTVDDVYGG